Proteins from a genomic interval of Clostridium cochlearium:
- a CDS encoding type I restriction-modification system subunit M has protein sequence MENNRKEQERAELHRTIWNMANDLRGSVDGWDFKQYVLGMLFYRYISENITAYINAGEWEAGNTEFDYAKLSDEEAEQAREDLVKTKGFFILPSELFENVRTRAKDDENLNETLEQIFSNIEASAQGTESEDNFKGLFDDIDVNSNKLGNTVAKRNEKLVKLMNSVGEMKLGDYKDNTIDAFGDAYEFLMGMYASNAGKSGGEYYTPQEVSELLTHLTIVGKTEVNKVYDPACGSGSLLLKFAKILGKENVRQGFFGQEINITTYNLCRINMFLHDIDYDKFDIALGDTLTDPQHWDDEPFEAIVSNPPYSIKWKGDNDPILINDPRFSPAGVLAPKSKADLAFIMHSLSWLATNGTAAIVCFPGVMYRGGAEKKIRQYLIDNNYIDCIIQLPDNLFYGTSIATCIMVLKKSKSENSTLFIDASKEFVKVTNNNKLTQENIETILNAFKERKDIEHFARLVPNSEIAEQDYNLSVSTYVEQEDTREKIDIVALNAEIEKIVAREQILREEIDKIIAEIEVGK, from the coding sequence ATGGAAAACAACAGAAAAGAACAAGAACGGGCGGAATTACACCGCACGATATGGAATATGGCAAATGATCTAAGAGGCAGCGTAGATGGTTGGGACTTTAAACAATATGTTCTAGGTATGCTGTTTTATCGATACATATCTGAAAATATTACTGCCTACATTAATGCAGGAGAATGGGAAGCTGGCAATACGGAGTTTGATTATGCTAAGCTATCCGACGAAGAAGCAGAACAGGCACGAGAGGATTTAGTTAAGACAAAGGGCTTCTTTATTTTACCCAGCGAACTTTTTGAAAATGTCCGAACTCGTGCAAAGGACGATGAAAACTTAAATGAAACACTAGAGCAGATTTTCAGTAATATAGAAGCATCTGCGCAAGGAACAGAGAGTGAAGATAATTTCAAAGGCTTGTTTGACGATATTGATGTTAACAGCAATAAGCTAGGTAACACTGTAGCAAAGCGTAATGAAAAGTTAGTTAAGCTAATGAATTCTGTTGGAGAAATGAAGCTGGGAGATTACAAAGACAATACCATAGATGCATTCGGTGATGCTTATGAATTTTTAATGGGTATGTATGCATCCAATGCAGGAAAAAGTGGTGGTGAATACTATACGCCGCAGGAGGTTTCTGAACTCCTTACCCATCTTACAATCGTGGGAAAAACCGAAGTGAACAAGGTTTATGACCCTGCCTGTGGTTCTGGCTCTCTACTACTCAAGTTTGCCAAAATCCTTGGTAAAGAAAATGTACGACAAGGCTTCTTCGGTCAAGAAATCAACATTACAACCTACAACCTGTGCCGAATCAATATGTTCCTGCACGATATTGATTATGACAAATTTGATATTGCCCTTGGTGACACGCTAACAGATCCGCAACATTGGGATGATGAGCCTTTTGAAGCCATTGTATCAAATCCACCTTACTCTATTAAATGGAAGGGCGACAATGATCCTATTTTGATTAACGATCCCCGTTTTTCTCCAGCGGGAGTATTGGCTCCTAAATCCAAGGCAGATCTTGCTTTTATTATGCATAGCCTTTCTTGGCTTGCAACAAACGGAACAGCGGCTATTGTATGTTTCCCTGGTGTAATGTATCGCGGTGGTGCTGAAAAGAAAATCAGGCAGTACCTGATTGACAATAACTATATCGACTGTATCATTCAGTTACCGGATAACTTGTTCTATGGTACCAGCATTGCTACCTGCATTATGGTGCTGAAGAAGTCTAAATCAGAAAATAGCACCTTATTTATCGATGCTTCAAAGGAATTTGTTAAGGTTACGAATAACAACAAGCTAACACAGGAAAATATTGAGACCATTCTTAATGCATTTAAGGAAAGAAAAGATATTGAGCATTTTGCTAGGCTTGTGCCAAACAGTGAAATAGCTGAACAAGATTATAACCTGTCTGTTTCTACCTATGTTGAACAAGAGGATACCAGAGAAAAGATTGATATTGTTGCCCTCAATGCTGAGATAGAAAAAATTGTGGCGAGAGAGCAGATTTTAAGGGAAGAAATAGATAAGATTATTGCAGAAATTGAGGTGGGCAAATGA
- a CDS encoding transposon-encoded TnpW family protein, whose protein sequence is MENQSNCRTTKSDIGGTVYVVESRISDSAKESVYSKLKRLITVNAKNLSKLSDSSYKPTEINSTSSR, encoded by the coding sequence ATGGAAAACCAAAGTAACTGCCGCACAACCAAATCCGATATCGGAGGTACGGTCTATGTGGTGGAATCACGAATAAGTGATTCAGCAAAGGAAAGTGTATATTCCAAGCTGAAACGACTGATTACAGTCAACGCAAAAAACCTTTCAAAGTTATCAGATAGTTCATATAAACCCACGGAAATCAACTCGACTTCTTCAAGGTAG
- a CDS encoding phage major capsid protein, giving the protein MATSTTYNRAFWNVMKGKEENNQNLSEGFDNAGAYVAPDEFREGFNTALAKENIFRRFVTVINLSSAEGKIQAVSSTSTADWVEDGDPIPESADTFTQFLVKSYKLASLVKLNRSFVTDMNFNLEKYLMGDFAKRFGKADALQGQIGFSAYERLDGKLIQPDALKILQIKA; this is encoded by the coding sequence ATGGCAACTTCAACAACTTATAATAGAGCGTTTTGGAATGTTATGAAAGGAAAAGAAGAAAATAATCAAAATCTAAGCGAGGGCTTTGATAATGCAGGAGCCTATGTCGCACCAGATGAGTTCCGAGAAGGCTTTAACACTGCTTTGGCAAAGGAGAATATATTCCGCAGATTTGTTACTGTTATCAATCTATCTTCTGCAGAAGGTAAAATTCAAGCGGTATCCTCAACGAGTACAGCAGATTGGGTTGAAGACGGAGATCCAATCCCCGAAAGTGCCGATACATTTACACAGTTTCTGGTGAAATCATACAAGCTGGCATCTCTTGTCAAGCTAAACCGCTCATTTGTCACCGATATGAACTTTAATCTTGAAAAATATTTGATGGGTGATTTTGCAAAGCGTTTTGGCAAGGCTGATGCATTGCAGGGGCAAATCGGATTTTCTGCTTACGAGAGATTGGATGGGAAGCTAATTCAACCGGATGCTCTGAAAATATTACAAATAAAAGCTTAA
- a CDS encoding phage/plasmid primase, P4 family, translating to MLKDMPQFCCWKYEERSGRKTKVPYNPVTGKRAKADQRSTFKDFSSAVAAISDYDGIGFLVGNDICVIDLDDCFDSGGKLKPVTQNVVEAFSGCYMEHSPSGKGLHIFFKATGYDFDKTKYYINNRKLGVEVYVAGATNRFVTVTGNVYADGATTRNGKGTLCESILKVLGSYGCTARPETISLKKNNNSSSPSEDIARLAGVRFVNISEPSRGLVLNAAQVKSMTGGDTINARFLHENSFDFSPKFKLYINTNYLPVITDMTLFSSGRVVIIPFERHFDESEQDKSLKREFAKPENQSAILNWLIEGYRLLKKEGLTLPDSVKTATDAYKHDSDKIALFFEDALEESPNSEVRTSEVYARYQRWCSANGCYSENARNFKQALSAIARVERKRPRSGGGMTTLLMGYKLANDDEFFLL from the coding sequence GTGCTTAAAGATATGCCACAGTTTTGCTGTTGGAAATATGAAGAGCGAAGCGGCAGAAAAACCAAAGTTCCCTATAACCCGGTAACAGGAAAAAGGGCAAAAGCAGATCAGCGGAGTACATTTAAAGATTTTAGTTCTGCGGTTGCTGCTATAAGTGATTATGACGGTATCGGATTTTTGGTGGGTAATGACATATGTGTTATCGACTTAGATGATTGCTTTGATAGTGGTGGTAAGCTTAAGCCTGTTACCCAAAATGTTGTAGAGGCTTTTAGTGGTTGTTATATGGAACACAGTCCATCTGGGAAAGGGTTGCATATTTTCTTTAAGGCCACAGGCTATGACTTTGACAAAACAAAATACTATATCAACAACAGAAAGCTGGGAGTTGAGGTCTATGTGGCTGGAGCAACAAACCGCTTTGTTACCGTAACGGGCAATGTGTATGCAGATGGTGCTACAACTCGAAACGGTAAAGGTACGCTATGCGAGAGCATTCTAAAAGTATTAGGCAGCTATGGCTGTACCGCAAGGCCGGAAACTATCAGTCTGAAAAAGAACAATAATAGTTCAAGTCCCAGTGAAGATATTGCCCGGCTTGCAGGAGTTCGCTTTGTGAATATCTCCGAACCTAGCAGAGGCCTTGTCCTAAATGCTGCGCAGGTAAAAAGCATGACGGGCGGTGACACCATTAATGCAAGGTTTCTGCACGAGAATTCCTTTGACTTCTCACCGAAGTTCAAGTTGTATATCAACACCAATTATCTGCCCGTTATTACAGATATGACGCTATTTTCCAGTGGCAGAGTGGTGATTATCCCCTTTGAACGACATTTCGATGAAAGCGAGCAGGATAAAAGCCTAAAACGTGAATTTGCCAAACCGGAGAATCAAAGTGCTATCCTCAACTGGCTCATTGAAGGCTATCGGCTGTTAAAGAAGGAAGGCTTGACTTTACCCGATTCCGTCAAGACAGCCACGGATGCTTACAAGCATGACAGCGACAAGATAGCATTGTTCTTTGAAGATGCCTTGGAAGAAAGTCCTAACAGTGAGGTGCGGACATCCGAAGTGTATGCCCGATATCAACGCTGGTGTAGTGCCAATGGCTGTTATTCGGAAAATGCCAGAAACTTCAAACAGGCCTTGTCCGCCATCGCCCGTGTGGAGCGGAAACGACCACGTTCTGGCGGTGGGATGACCACACTTTTAATGGGCTATAAGCTGGCCAATGACGATGAGTTTTTCCTCCTTTAA
- a CDS encoding helix-turn-helix domain-containing protein: MTVSYKKLWKLLIDRDMKKKDLQAAAGISPSSISKLSKNEYVSMDVLVKVCTALGVDFKDIMELVPNMVEERK, translated from the coding sequence ATGACCGTTAGCTATAAAAAGCTTTGGAAATTGTTGATTGACCGCGATATGAAGAAGAAAGATTTACAAGCTGCTGCGGGAATAAGTCCATCTTCAATTTCAAAGCTTTCTAAAAACGAATATGTCAGTATGGACGTTCTTGTAAAGGTTTGTACGGCGCTTGGCGTTGATTTTAAAGATATCATGGAATTAGTGCCTAATATGGTTGAAGAAAGGAAGTAG